Proteins co-encoded in one Sporosarcina sp. FSL K6-1522 genomic window:
- a CDS encoding enoyl-CoA hydratase — translation MTTLSTTEYLEVAIEGKVATIAFNRPASMNAFTPEMFHNFHQLLQEIRISETIQIVIFKGNGNAFCSGADIKTMTPNLDIAKLMDLVSDIAVALYTLPKITIAAVHGAAAGGGLSLALATDYIIAQTTSKIAMNFNGIGLIPDVGAHFFLLQKLGEAKSKQLIWNAKVLPATKAFDIGLIDELADDLQTAVQAKVDDWLQKPLQALIQSKQIMTEVHRDELIKILTLEKNGQIKMRQTADHLEGIQAFVKKRKPLFKGE, via the coding sequence ATTACAACCCTTTCAACAACAGAATACCTTGAAGTGGCCATTGAAGGCAAAGTGGCTACCATTGCTTTTAATCGGCCCGCGTCTATGAATGCTTTTACCCCAGAGATGTTTCATAACTTTCATCAGTTATTACAAGAAATACGTATTTCCGAAACCATCCAAATTGTCATTTTCAAAGGCAATGGCAACGCTTTTTGTTCCGGCGCAGATATTAAAACGATGACACCTAATTTGGACATCGCCAAACTAATGGATCTTGTCAGTGACATCGCTGTCGCCCTATACACATTGCCAAAGATCACAATCGCCGCCGTACATGGTGCCGCCGCGGGTGGTGGCTTAAGTTTAGCACTAGCAACTGACTACATCATCGCTCAAACAACAAGCAAAATCGCTATGAACTTTAACGGCATTGGTTTAATTCCCGACGTTGGGGCACACTTCTTCTTGCTTCAAAAACTAGGTGAAGCAAAGAGCAAGCAATTGATTTGGAATGCAAAGGTACTCCCTGCCACCAAAGCCTTTGACATCGGTTTAATTGATGAACTAGCGGATGATTTACAAACAGCCGTGCAAGCAAAGGTCGATGATTGGCTACAAAAACCATTACAAGCCCTTATTCAATCGAAACAGATTATGACCGAAGTACATCGTGATGAGCTCATCAAAATATTGACACTTGAAAAAAACGGCCAAATAAAAATGCGGCAAACAGCCGATCATTTAGAAGGCATACAAGCATTTGTGAAAAAAAGAAAACCGCTATTTAAGGGTGAATAA
- a CDS encoding AMP-binding protein → MNITNMQMGLKVFAEQKPHEVAITSYGQSLTFQDLYHRVNALTNSLVALGVQKGDHIAVYMRNRLEMPEIYYAISAVGAVCLPVNYMLVGDSLTNLLNASDVKYVFVEEDQLSQIEAIQDRLTYISSQTIIVVGSTSETPVNHYESMLQQSSIEDPTILVDPDATFNILFTSGTTSLPKGIVFDGDTVFKRTQSFGNEWKMDSSTVTLISVPIYHSVGLTFTWFLPLFGCKLVIMREFDPILTLQWIQDHQITHAFFVPTQYHHLLQVPNIRHYQLSSLQLLIAAAAPLSAEKKKQITEKFNCRLTEFFGSSETSAYIILRPEDVIDKAASIGKKIDETVVEIRLIDAQGNDVSPGEDGEFAIRSPYLFSEYYKAPQETQDSHLPGGWYCTGDMGKIDSDGFYYLLDRKKDMLISGGVNIYPKDIEEVVQLHPAVQEVAVIGIPDELWGEAVKAYIVLKEGQSCSEEEMIHDSNKKLAKFQRIKEVDFIQALPRNPSGKILKRELRKN, encoded by the coding sequence TTGAATATTACAAATATGCAGATGGGTTTAAAAGTATTTGCTGAACAAAAGCCACATGAAGTAGCAATTACCTCATATGGGCAATCATTAACATTCCAAGATCTTTATCATCGCGTCAATGCTTTAACAAATTCACTAGTGGCATTAGGCGTTCAAAAGGGCGATCATATCGCTGTCTATATGCGAAATCGGCTGGAAATGCCCGAAATTTACTACGCAATTTCTGCCGTAGGTGCAGTCTGTCTCCCTGTTAACTACATGCTAGTAGGAGACAGCCTTACGAATCTATTGAATGCATCCGATGTTAAATACGTTTTTGTAGAGGAAGACCAATTGTCACAAATTGAAGCGATTCAAGACCGCTTAACGTATATTTCGAGCCAAACGATTATCGTCGTCGGTTCAACATCAGAAACCCCTGTTAACCATTATGAATCAATGCTTCAGCAGAGCTCTATCGAAGATCCAACTATTCTCGTAGACCCAGACGCTACCTTTAACATTTTATTCACCTCAGGCACAACTTCTCTACCCAAAGGAATTGTCTTCGATGGGGATACTGTCTTTAAACGAACGCAAAGTTTTGGGAATGAGTGGAAGATGGATTCTTCGACGGTTACACTCATATCTGTGCCTATCTATCATAGTGTAGGTCTTACCTTTACTTGGTTTTTGCCATTGTTCGGCTGTAAGCTCGTCATTATGCGCGAATTTGATCCCATACTTACGTTGCAATGGATACAAGATCATCAAATTACACATGCATTTTTTGTCCCAACACAATATCATCACTTACTCCAAGTGCCTAATATAAGGCACTATCAGCTATCATCCTTACAATTATTAATTGCAGCAGCTGCTCCTTTATCCGCCGAAAAGAAAAAACAAATTACCGAAAAATTCAATTGTAGATTAACGGAGTTTTTCGGTAGTTCAGAGACATCGGCTTATATTATTTTAAGGCCAGAAGATGTGATTGACAAAGCCGCTAGTATCGGAAAGAAAATTGACGAAACAGTTGTCGAAATTCGACTGATTGACGCCCAAGGCAACGATGTCTCCCCTGGCGAAGATGGCGAATTCGCCATCCGCAGCCCCTATCTGTTTAGCGAATACTATAAAGCACCTCAAGAAACACAAGACTCCCATCTTCCAGGTGGCTGGTATTGCACAGGCGATATGGGAAAAATCGATAGTGACGGCTTTTATTATCTTTTGGATCGAAAAAAGGACATGTTAATTAGCGGCGGCGTCAATATCTATCCAAAAGACATCGAAGAAGTCGTGCAGCTACACCCTGCTGTACAGGAAGTCGCTGTAATAGGCATTCCAGATGAGTTGTGGGGAGAAGCCGTCAAAGCTTATATCGTGTTAAAAGAAGGTCAATCATGCAGCGAAGAAGAAATGATCCATGATAGCAATAAAAAACTAGCAAAATTCCAGCGTATTAAAGAAGTCGATTTTATCCAAGCATTACCACGAAATCCTTCTGGAAAAATACTAAAACGTGAGTTAAGAAAAAACTAG
- a CDS encoding uracil-DNA glycosylase gives MSDFCPVLWSEEPTPENVQDCRECGLYEHGTRMIWGEGNPDAPIMIILDNPGAREDRAGNGMVCGTRQTLQQATHDVGLKMDDLYVTFILKRKPVRAYDKDQVRQICIRHLAQQLQTNKPKFILCLGNVAVQSFFQKPEAEVKTLRGNWHDVHGYQTAVAYHPLAVRRRPNLHALFLQDLAFVAERYHSTLTNN, from the coding sequence ATGTCCGATTTTTGCCCGGTATTATGGTCGGAAGAACCAACACCTGAAAACGTTCAAGACTGTCGCGAATGCGGTCTTTATGAACATGGCACGCGCATGATCTGGGGCGAAGGAAATCCAGATGCACCCATTATGATTATTCTCGATAATCCAGGGGCCCGGGAGGATCGTGCTGGCAATGGAATGGTTTGTGGAACACGCCAAACCTTGCAACAAGCTACTCATGACGTCGGTTTAAAAATGGATGACTTATATGTCACTTTTATTTTAAAAAGAAAACCTGTACGCGCTTATGATAAAGACCAAGTGCGCCAAATTTGTATACGTCATTTAGCACAACAACTTCAAACGAATAAACCAAAGTTTATTTTGTGCTTAGGGAACGTAGCTGTACAATCTTTTTTCCAAAAACCCGAAGCCGAAGTGAAGACATTGCGTGGAAATTGGCACGATGTCCACGGCTATCAAACAGCAGTCGCTTATCATCCACTTGCCGTTCGGCGTCGCCCTAATTTACACGCCTTATTTTTGCAGGACTTGGCATTTGTTGCGGAGAGATACCATTCTACTCTAACAAACAACTAA
- a CDS encoding VOC family protein: MAVNVYLNFNGNCREAAEFYAEVFGTEKPHIMTFGEAPPNPEYPLPEEAKDLVMHTRLNISGSTLMFSDTFPGMPFIQGNNISLAFVSKDVEAIKAVFDKLKEGGKVGLELQETSWSKCYGQITDKFGIEWQLNVEDDEMMM, encoded by the coding sequence ATGGCTGTTAATGTATATTTAAATTTTAATGGAAATTGTCGTGAAGCGGCGGAGTTTTACGCAGAGGTATTTGGGACGGAAAAACCTCATATTATGACTTTCGGAGAAGCGCCACCTAATCCGGAATATCCACTTCCCGAAGAAGCAAAAGATTTAGTCATGCATACACGGCTTAACATCAGTGGTAGTACCTTGATGTTTTCGGATACTTTTCCGGGAATGCCATTCATTCAAGGAAATAATATTAGTCTTGCGTTCGTCAGTAAGGATGTAGAGGCAATTAAAGCTGTATTTGATAAGCTGAAAGAAGGCGGTAAAGTAGGCCTGGAGCTTCAAGAAACGTCTTGGAGTAAATGTTACGGTCAGATAACGGATAAGTTTGGCATAGAGTGGCAGTTGAATGTTGAAGATGACGAAATGATGATGTGA
- a CDS encoding GNAT family N-acetyltransferase, giving the protein MDFKQYSNAHDFAVKAEPILAEREDVYSLFLGVLQAIKAGRYDNPLMATIEEDGEVLALVQMTPPHPLNLIIVDESRLEANMDVVIKNLLALGTEVRSVVSLKPWAYCFAEKWEAETGKTRQLLMDQGLYRLNEVNEALDPSPGSWRLAEERDCPLIEKWFTLFEEDTGLPISPALDVKKRVALFIAEREVFLWEYHGKVVSMMKKARPTKHGVTVSFVFTPKEERKRGYARTMVATCSIELLKSYDFCVLYTDLLNPTSNKIYQEIGFKRIADSVQLGFEK; this is encoded by the coding sequence ATGGATTTTAAACAGTATTCAAATGCGCATGATTTTGCGGTCAAGGCGGAGCCGATTTTAGCAGAACGGGAAGATGTTTATAGTCTGTTTTTGGGTGTCCTGCAAGCGATTAAAGCAGGTCGTTACGACAATCCATTGATGGCGACGATTGAAGAGGATGGGGAAGTGTTGGCGTTAGTCCAAATGACACCCCCACATCCATTAAATTTGATTATTGTCGATGAAAGCCGTTTGGAAGCAAACATGGATGTAGTCATTAAAAATTTGTTAGCGCTTGGAACCGAAGTTCGTTCAGTTGTTAGTTTGAAGCCATGGGCATACTGTTTTGCTGAGAAATGGGAAGCGGAAACGGGTAAGACGAGGCAATTGCTAATGGATCAAGGATTGTATCGATTAAACGAAGTGAATGAGGCATTAGATCCAAGTCCTGGTAGTTGGCGTTTGGCGGAGGAAAGGGATTGTCCGCTTATTGAGAAGTGGTTTACCCTATTTGAAGAGGATACTGGGCTTCCGATTAGCCCGGCGTTAGATGTAAAAAAACGTGTTGCATTATTTATCGCGGAGCGGGAAGTATTTTTGTGGGAATATCATGGAAAAGTCGTTTCAATGATGAAAAAGGCACGTCCTACAAAACATGGTGTTACGGTATCTTTCGTTTTTACACCGAAAGAAGAGCGCAAACGTGGTTATGCACGGACGATGGTAGCGACTTGTTCGATAGAGCTATTGAAAAGTTATGATTTCTGCGTATTATATACAGATCTTCTCAATCCGACGTCAAATAAAATCTATCAAGAAATCGGCTTTAAACGCATCGCTGATTCTGTCCAACTTGGATTTGAAAAGTAG
- a CDS encoding ABC transporter ATP-binding protein, producing MNVIEVKNLTKRYGKARGISDVSFTVREGEIFGFIGPNGAGKSTTIRTLLSLIYPTSGSATIFGKDIIADAPEIKKEIGYLPSEVFYYDNMKVKDLLKYSASFYKKDCSQRMKELAELMELDLNRKIDDLSLGNKKKVGIVQGLLHEPKLIILDEPTSGLDPLMQHKFFDLLKEENRKGATILFSSHILSEVQRLCDRVAIIKEGKLIKLEKMSTLNENNYKKFHVETSTEMKKDYFKMEGVTDLVADTHKATFLFKGDMNAVIQKMAAVPISNLEVEEPDLEEIFLHFYEKEEV from the coding sequence ATGAACGTTATCGAGGTGAAGAACTTGACAAAAAGGTATGGCAAAGCGAGGGGGATTTCGGATGTCAGTTTTACTGTTCGAGAAGGAGAGATTTTTGGTTTTATCGGCCCGAATGGTGCTGGGAAGTCGACGACCATTCGAACGTTATTATCTTTAATTTATCCAACGAGTGGGAGTGCTACGATTTTTGGCAAAGATATTATTGCCGATGCGCCGGAAATTAAAAAGGAAATCGGTTATTTGCCTTCCGAAGTATTCTATTACGACAATATGAAAGTGAAGGATTTGTTGAAGTACTCTGCAAGTTTTTATAAAAAAGATTGCAGTCAACGCATGAAGGAGCTTGCAGAGCTTATGGAATTGGATCTGAACCGTAAAATTGATGATTTGTCGCTAGGAAATAAAAAGAAAGTTGGTATTGTGCAAGGCTTATTGCATGAGCCTAAACTGATTATCCTCGACGAGCCGACGAGCGGTTTAGATCCGTTGATGCAGCATAAGTTCTTTGATTTGCTGAAAGAGGAGAATCGAAAAGGGGCGACGATTTTATTTTCCTCTCATATTTTATCGGAAGTACAGCGATTATGTGATCGTGTGGCTATTATTAAAGAAGGTAAGCTGATTAAACTTGAGAAAATGAGTACTTTAAATGAAAATAATTATAAAAAGTTTCATGTTGAAACGTCTACTGAAATGAAGAAAGATTATTTCAAGATGGAAGGTGTGACGGATTTAGTTGCGGATACACACAAAGCGACTTTCCTCTTTAAAGGAGATATGAATGCAGTTATACAGAAAATGGCGGCTGTTCCTATTTCAAATTTAGAGGTGGAGGAGCCAGATTTAGAAGAAATCTTTCTACATTTCTATGAAAAAGAGGAGGTGTAA
- a CDS encoding ABC transporter permease subunit produces the protein MNMYMHEVKSYRNNTLLWTVTLVLVVGLFMSMYPAFSKDVAAFKGMLEGFPEPVRKAIGLELDQFFSLLGFYSYLFLYIKLLGSIQAMTIGIGILSKELRAKTADFLLTKPVSRAEILRAKMLAAFTCILVTNVVFISSAVLIVSIVTTESFHLATLLVLSLTLFMLQLLFLSLGFLIAVVVQKIKAVLPVSLGIVFMFFLINLLGSATGDRLLRYLTPFQYVEPMYILKNDAYEPIFLLLGLALLLISIIVSYVVYTKKDIPSV, from the coding sequence ATGAATATGTATATGCATGAGGTGAAGAGTTACCGAAACAATACATTGCTTTGGACCGTAACGCTCGTGCTAGTTGTTGGATTATTCATGTCGATGTATCCTGCTTTTTCAAAAGATGTCGCGGCGTTTAAGGGGATGTTAGAAGGATTTCCCGAACCTGTTCGGAAGGCCATCGGATTGGAACTGGATCAATTTTTTTCGTTGTTAGGTTTTTATTCCTATCTATTTTTATACATTAAACTGCTTGGATCCATTCAAGCGATGACAATTGGAATCGGTATATTATCAAAGGAACTACGCGCTAAAACGGCTGACTTTTTATTGACAAAGCCGGTGAGTCGTGCGGAGATTTTACGGGCGAAAATGTTAGCAGCCTTTACGTGTATTTTGGTTACAAATGTGGTTTTCATCAGTAGTGCGGTGCTGATTGTATCCATTGTAACAACAGAATCATTTCATCTAGCAACGCTTCTTGTCTTATCGTTGACCTTATTTATGCTTCAACTATTGTTTCTAAGCTTAGGCTTTCTGATCGCGGTTGTTGTGCAGAAAATAAAAGCGGTTCTCCCTGTATCGTTGGGAATTGTGTTTATGTTTTTTCTCATTAACTTACTCGGTTCTGCGACAGGGGACAGGTTGTTGCGCTATTTGACTCCGTTTCAATACGTTGAACCGATGTATATTTTGAAAAATGATGCCTATGAGCCTATTTTTCTGTTGCTTGGATTGGCGCTTCTTCTCATTTCGATAATCGTCAGTTATGTCGTATACACGAAAAAGGATATCCCATCTGTCTGA
- a CDS encoding ABC transporter permease subunit codes for MNVFKREMKASWKSLVFWSIGLVFIVGSGMGKYAALEGSGDSINELLGQMPASLRAIFGIGSLDVSTVVGYYGLLYLYLLIMAGIHAAMLGSTIISKEERDKTAEFLFVKPISRTTVISAKLAAAVAIVIIFNGITLISSIIFVDGVNEGAPITSEIMWLMGGMFMLQLLFLFFSTAIAACVRNSKLAIPISTGVLLVTFLLSVGMELTSKLDKLRYATPFKYFEAKTILHDGGYDMSFVVLSCLLMAVFMVMTYGFYRQRDLSL; via the coding sequence ATGAATGTCTTTAAAAGGGAAATGAAAGCGAGTTGGAAATCGCTCGTTTTTTGGTCTATCGGTCTGGTGTTCATCGTTGGTAGTGGGATGGGCAAGTATGCGGCATTAGAGGGTTCGGGGGATTCCATCAATGAATTGCTAGGACAAATGCCGGCATCGTTGCGAGCGATATTTGGCATTGGCTCGTTAGATGTATCGACTGTGGTTGGCTACTATGGATTGCTATATTTGTACCTACTAATTATGGCTGGCATTCATGCTGCGATGTTAGGGTCAACGATTATTTCAAAAGAAGAGCGTGATAAAACAGCAGAGTTTTTGTTTGTGAAACCCATTTCGAGAACAACCGTCATTTCGGCAAAATTGGCTGCAGCTGTTGCCATCGTCATTATTTTTAATGGCATAACGCTCATTAGCTCTATCATTTTTGTTGATGGGGTTAATGAAGGGGCGCCTATTACGTCTGAAATCATGTGGTTAATGGGCGGGATGTTTATGCTACAGCTTCTTTTTTTATTTTTTTCGACCGCCATTGCGGCATGTGTCAGAAATTCGAAGTTGGCGATTCCGATTTCAACGGGTGTGTTATTGGTCACATTTCTATTGTCCGTCGGGATGGAGCTAACAAGTAAGCTGGATAAGTTAAGGTATGCAACACCTTTTAAATATTTTGAGGCAAAAACGATTTTGCATGATGGAGGATACGACATGTCTTTTGTCGTGTTGTCTTGCTTGCTAATGGCTGTTTTTATGGTCATGACATATGGTTTTTATCGGCAACGAGATTTATCTTTATGA
- a CDS encoding pyridoxal phosphate-dependent aminotransferase, whose product MTLSNRLKNLPPHFFSSLVKNVQDALAEGRDVINLGRGNPDQPTPPHIVKALQQAVENPATHGYSPFRGIAEFKQAAADFYKREYNVDIDPNTEVAVLFGTKPGLVELPLALMNEGELLLLPDPGYPDYLSSVSLADIQYDTFPLLAENDFLPDYSTFSDEQKKAKLMYLNYPNNPTSATATLPFFEETVALAKANNITIMHDFAYGGIGFDGKKPISFLQAEGAKEVGIEMYTLSKTYNMAGWRVGFAVGNAEIINAIGLLQDHLFIDIFPAIQLAAAEALSGSQDCVQELIALYESRRNVLIAECQRIGWDVVAPNASFFAWLPVPTGYTSESFTELLLKKADVAVAPGHAFGKKGEGYIRVGLLETEDRLKEAIARIEKLNLFS is encoded by the coding sequence ATGACACTTTCAAATCGACTCAAAAATTTACCACCGCATTTCTTTTCATCTCTTGTCAAAAATGTTCAAGATGCTCTTGCCGAAGGGCGAGATGTCATTAATTTAGGACGCGGCAATCCTGACCAACCGACACCACCGCATATTGTTAAAGCACTGCAACAAGCGGTTGAGAATCCAGCCACCCATGGCTACTCGCCTTTCAGAGGCATTGCTGAATTCAAACAAGCTGCTGCCGACTTTTACAAACGAGAATACAATGTCGACATCGACCCTAACACAGAAGTGGCGGTGCTATTTGGGACAAAACCGGGATTAGTTGAGCTCCCCCTCGCCCTGATGAATGAAGGAGAATTACTGTTATTACCTGATCCGGGCTATCCCGATTATTTGTCCAGCGTAAGCTTAGCGGACATTCAATATGATACGTTTCCATTGTTAGCAGAAAATGATTTTCTACCCGACTACTCAACTTTTTCTGATGAACAAAAAAAGGCCAAATTGATGTATTTAAACTATCCGAACAACCCAACAAGTGCTACAGCTACATTGCCCTTCTTCGAAGAAACCGTTGCCTTAGCTAAAGCGAACAACATCACCATTATGCATGACTTCGCTTACGGTGGAATTGGTTTTGACGGCAAAAAGCCAATCAGCTTCCTGCAAGCTGAAGGCGCAAAAGAAGTCGGCATCGAAATGTACACTTTGTCAAAAACGTATAATATGGCCGGCTGGCGTGTCGGTTTCGCAGTTGGTAATGCTGAAATTATCAATGCGATTGGATTATTGCAAGATCATTTATTCATCGATATCTTCCCAGCCATTCAGCTCGCTGCTGCCGAAGCGTTATCTGGCAGTCAAGACTGTGTTCAAGAACTCATCGCACTTTACGAAAGTCGTCGAAATGTGCTAATCGCCGAATGTCAACGAATTGGCTGGGATGTAGTCGCACCAAACGCTTCTTTCTTTGCATGGCTACCCGTTCCAACTGGCTATACAAGCGAATCCTTTACCGAGCTGTTATTGAAAAAAGCTGACGTAGCCGTTGCACCGGGGCATGCATTTGGCAAAAAAGGCGAAGGTTATATACGCGTGGGGCTCTTGGAGACAGAAGATCGTTTGAAAGAAGCCATCGCACGTATTGAAAAGCTGAACTTGTTTTCATAA
- a CDS encoding methionine ABC transporter ATP-binding protein encodes MIQIQNVSKVYKTKERLVKGVDDVSLDIATGEVFGIVGYSGAGKSSLIRCLNLLEKPTSGTILIDGVNLTKLRGKSLRQARLKIGMIFQHFYLISQKTVYENIAFALRAAKMPENKISGRVTELLEMVGLAEKRDVYPGQLSGGQKQRVGIARALANNPSVLLCDEATSALDPNTTLSILRLLKKINRELQITIVLITHEMHVVKEICDRMAIMQNGRVIEEGQVYDIFSAPKTALTKEFISSVVSFDVPEAILANCTGRIVKLLFKGGVAGEGVISDMIQQFQVQGNFLHGSIEYIQEMPLGIFVMELLGETADVEQAIAYLSSRHVHVEVIKNGN; translated from the coding sequence ATGATTCAAATTCAAAATGTATCGAAAGTATACAAAACAAAAGAACGACTTGTGAAAGGTGTAGACGATGTATCCCTCGACATTGCCACCGGTGAAGTTTTTGGGATTGTTGGCTATTCAGGGGCGGGGAAAAGTTCATTGATTCGCTGTTTGAATCTCTTGGAAAAGCCGACGAGCGGTACGATTTTAATAGATGGCGTCAATTTGACCAAGTTAAGGGGCAAAAGTTTGCGGCAAGCCCGGTTGAAAATCGGCATGATTTTTCAACATTTTTATTTAATTAGCCAAAAGACGGTGTATGAAAATATTGCGTTTGCATTGCGCGCTGCAAAAATGCCCGAAAATAAAATCAGTGGCCGAGTGACTGAGCTTCTCGAGATGGTAGGGTTGGCTGAGAAACGAGATGTCTATCCGGGGCAACTGAGTGGAGGACAAAAGCAGCGTGTCGGGATTGCTCGAGCACTGGCAAATAATCCCTCTGTGTTGCTATGTGATGAAGCAACATCCGCATTGGACCCAAACACGACCTTGTCGATCTTACGCTTGTTGAAAAAAATCAATCGCGAGTTGCAAATCACCATTGTGCTAATCACTCATGAAATGCATGTCGTAAAAGAGATTTGTGATCGCATGGCGATTATGCAGAACGGTAGGGTGATTGAAGAAGGACAGGTTTATGATATCTTTTCAGCTCCCAAAACAGCGTTGACAAAAGAATTTATTAGCAGCGTGGTATCCTTTGATGTCCCAGAAGCTATTTTAGCGAATTGCACAGGGCGTATTGTGAAATTGCTGTTTAAAGGCGGTGTGGCTGGGGAAGGTGTCATTTCTGATATGATTCAGCAGTTTCAGGTGCAAGGGAATTTCTTGCATGGCTCGATTGAGTATATTCAAGAAATGCCGCTTGGGATTTTTGTGATGGAGCTACTAGGGGAAACAGCTGATGTCGAGCAAGCGATTGCGTATCTGTCATCTCGCCATGTACATGTGGAGGTGATTAAGAATGGGAATTGA
- a CDS encoding methionine ABC transporter permease: MGIDMQHIIELLPDMTKAFGETLFMVGISLVVALIIGLPLGILLFVTDKGLFLENIAVKSVLGFIVNMVRSVPYIILLVALIPLTTFLVGTSIGPTAASVSLSAAAIPFFARIVETSLREIDKGVIEAAISIGASPWMIIRNVLLPEAKSSIIQGLTLTVISLVAYSAMAGVVGGGGIGDLAIRYGYYRYDNTIMVVTVIILIVLVQIIQLAGDWISKSVDKR; this comes from the coding sequence ATGGGAATTGATATGCAGCATATTATCGAATTGTTACCCGATATGACAAAGGCATTTGGTGAAACGCTTTTCATGGTAGGGATTTCGTTGGTGGTCGCGTTGATCATCGGGCTTCCATTGGGGATTTTACTGTTTGTGACGGATAAGGGATTATTCCTAGAAAATATTGCAGTGAAGTCGGTTCTTGGTTTTATTGTCAATATGGTTCGTTCCGTCCCATATATCATTTTACTAGTGGCACTGATTCCTTTGACGACATTTCTTGTTGGGACGTCCATTGGTCCAACAGCGGCTAGTGTCTCCTTATCGGCAGCGGCCATTCCATTTTTTGCACGAATTGTGGAGACTTCGCTTCGGGAAATTGATAAAGGTGTCATTGAAGCGGCAATTTCAATTGGGGCAAGCCCTTGGATGATTATCCGCAATGTATTATTGCCGGAGGCTAAGTCCAGTATTATTCAAGGACTGACGTTGACGGTCATCAGCTTAGTTGCCTACTCCGCGATGGCGGGGGTTGTCGGTGGGGGCGGAATTGGAGACTTGGCCATCCGCTACGGTTACTACCGTTATGACAACACGATTATGGTTGTGACGGTCATTATTTTGATTGTGCTTGTCCAAATTATTCAATTGGCAGGGGACTGGATTTCAAAATCAGTCGATAAACGATAA
- a CDS encoding MetQ/NlpA family ABC transporter substrate-binding protein — protein sequence MKKLLLTCMMIVLVAALAACGGKDKKDSADEKSLILGATAGPYSEMLKKAIIPGLEEKGYKVELKEFSDYIQPNQALNNGEIDANLFQNTTYLDNVVKENNFELSRLIIVPTAPMGIFSNTFKSIDEIKDGSQITLPNDPVNAARALIVLQDEGLIEFDPNIELLKASEKDITVNEKNLKFVPIESGQLPRSVESTDLAAVPGNFALSAGMDLLDALALENMPDQYRNVVAVKTENLEKQFAKDIIEIVESEQFEKVIDEEFKGFGKPEWMQ from the coding sequence ATGAAAAAGTTGTTACTGACTTGTATGATGATTGTTCTTGTAGCTGCATTAGCTGCTTGTGGAGGAAAAGACAAAAAAGATTCGGCAGATGAGAAGTCTCTAATACTCGGTGCTACAGCGGGACCGTATAGTGAAATGTTGAAAAAAGCAATCATCCCTGGATTAGAGGAGAAGGGCTATAAAGTTGAATTGAAAGAGTTTAGTGATTATATTCAGCCGAACCAAGCACTGAATAATGGAGAAATCGATGCAAACTTATTTCAAAACACAACGTATTTAGACAACGTTGTTAAAGAAAATAATTTCGAATTATCGAGGTTGATCATCGTACCAACAGCGCCAATGGGGATCTTTTCGAACACATTCAAGTCGATTGATGAGATTAAAGATGGTTCACAAATCACATTACCGAATGACCCTGTTAATGCGGCTCGTGCGTTAATTGTCCTACAAGATGAAGGGCTAATTGAATTTGACCCGAATATCGAGTTATTAAAAGCATCTGAAAAAGATATCACAGTAAATGAGAAAAACTTGAAGTTTGTACCAATTGAGTCAGGGCAACTTCCACGTTCGGTCGAAAGTACAGATTTAGCAGCAGTACCAGGTAACTTTGCATTGTCAGCGGGAATGGATTTACTAGATGCATTGGCATTAGAAAACATGCCTGATCAATATCGCAATGTCGTAGCAGTGAAAACTGAAAATCTAGAGAAGCAATTTGCGAAAGATATTATTGAAATTGTTGAATCTGAGCAATTTGAAAAAGTAATTGATGAGGAATTCAAAGGCTTTGGGAAACCAGAGTGGATGCAATAA